The Bradysia coprophila strain Holo2 chromosome IV unlocalized genomic scaffold, BU_Bcop_v1 contig_84, whole genome shotgun sequence genome window below encodes:
- the LOC119072956 gene encoding pancreatic triacylglycerol lipase-like — translation MTVAMQMQSTRSMWLILVVLFVNVGATFTSETTYQSAVKFKYFNERNESNIFQPNTQCNSGENTKLAVIVHGWMESCETVWVKTLMHNLNTYRHGCIVCMDYSIFSMNSNYYALVRDFNGIANVLTKKLKDFQALSFVPNNIYMFGFSFGAQLVLEAGRRFGKKLIKQIDVCDPAGPGFDNNILHSRNSPRNSAQNVQCIHTSANKGTRKRDCHQNWNMGNCGNTQAAAGPRPLGSHGLCPYFYTTAFQHRFLAIPKPSNCRSNRIAPGNIIGNFSMGYMDALKYEGRFTEGHDFFANTFKTPPYNIESDGSNIIESEDENLDYY, via the exons ATGACCGTTGCAATGCAAATGCAAAGTACTCGCTCAATGTGGTTGATATTGGTTGTGCTGTTCGTTAACGTTGGGGCAACATTTACAAGTGAAACGACTTATCAGAGCGCCGTAaagtttaaatatttcaatgaaag GAACGAGAGTAACATTTTCCAACCAAATACACAATGCAATTCCGGCGAAAACACCAAGTTAGCTGTGATCGTTCATGGTTGGATGGAGAGCTGTGAAACGGTTTGGGTGAAAACGTTGATGCATA atttaaatACTTACCGACACGGCTGCATCGTTTGCATGGACTATTCAATTTTCTCGATGAATTCAAACTATTATGCGTTGGTTCGAGATTTTAATGGGATTGCTAATGTGCTGACGAAAAAACTGAAAGATTTTCAGGCATTGTCTTTTGTTCCGAATAATATCTACATGTTTGGATTCAGTTTCGGGGCACAATTGGTGTTGGAAGCGGGTAGGAGATTCGGAAAAAAGTTAATCAAGCAAATTGACG TTTGTGATCCGGCTGGACCTGGCTTTGACAATAACATCTTGCATTCCCGCAATTCTCCTAGAAACTCTGCACAGAATGTTCAATGTATTCATACGAGTGCCAATAAAGGAACGAGAAAACGAGACTGTCATCAAAACTGGAATATGGGCAATTGTGGCAATACACAGGCTGCAGCTGGTCCTAG GCCTCTGGGATCTCACGGACTGTGTCCCTATTTCTACACTACTGCATTTCAGCATCGGTTCCTTGCCATTCCAAAACCGTCGAATTGTCGATCGAACAGAATAGCGCCGGGTAATATCATTGGAAACTTTAGCATGGGATATATGGATGCTCTGAAATATGAGGGAAG ATTCACAGAAGGACACGACTTTTTTGCAAACACTTTTAAGACACCTCCATACAACATAGAGTCGGATGGCAGTAATATTATTGAATCAGAAGACGAAAATTTGGATTATTATTGA